The Mauremys reevesii isolate NIE-2019 linkage group 1, ASM1616193v1, whole genome shotgun sequence genome segment GGCCGTGGCTGAAATACCTACAAGTAAGTAGTTCACAAAAggcatgtttttgtttgtttatttttaaacatttcaacaGTTACTGAATTCAACAATGTCTTGCTATAAAAATATTCCCCTAAAATATATTTTGGTCTTTCACTAGAAAGAAAATGTGGCAACCCCCACCTAAATTTCTAATAAGCTTCCCTTCCAGAAAGGCAAAGCAGCAACATATGACCATAGTATTAAAAAAGCTAATCTCCAAATAACCTCAAATTATTTCAAAGTCTTTCCTCAGGACAGTTTGCAGAAAGATACAGTAAGTTTGGGGTCATGATCCTCCAATCATATATAGCCTAGCCTTTGGGGGCATGATTCTTCAACCATATATATGAACACACAAAAGCAGAGATCTGCGCAGATCAGTCTGGTTGTAGAACTGGGAACTACAACCCACAAAGATGATTGTGACAGGCTTATTACTCAAGGCTGCCCTATTTCAGAAATAAAATGGACTACAATCAGACACTGGTTTTTCATACAAGAATCTGAGTGCATATCTCTCTGGTTTAACAATGGTATTGCTCAGTACTGTTACAAATTAGTCTTACTAAAAAAATTAAAGGTATAAACAAACCCAAAATGTGCTTTCAAATCTTTAAATATGGTGCTTACTGAAGCTGGAATTCTTGACTTAGTAAATTTATGGCGAATCCATCCTGTCCATGTCAGTGATTCCACGCTGCTTTTTGCCAGAGTCTAAAAAAAGTTATGGCATGATTTGTCAAATTTATTCAAGAAGAAAATTATTAACATCTGTATTGTACATAAACCTGTGTAATGACTGAATTagaatcagggtcccattgtgcaacCAGAATAACTGATACTGTGCCCTTATTTCATCAGTGGGTGCTTTGACACCAAGAAATTTAGCATATTTTTGCTTAAGGAAACCAAATACTTTTGAAACCTTTTAAAGCCGGTGTTTCTGCTCCGGGTGTTCTAGTGAAATGAGGACACGACCCCGGGTTTCACTAGCACGGAGGCTGCAGAACGGCAGGAGTGTGTGGGGCCCTTCACAAGAGGAAAAGCTCGGTGAGGCGGGACACGCCCTCTGAGAGCGATCAGGCAGCGCAGCTCACTGGGGCTGACCCGGTCTTGAGAGACCGCCCTAGTGCGGCCCAGGATAGCTCGGAGGGGGAAGAGTCCCGGTCCCGCGACCCTTTCACCGGGGGCTCGAGGGACCAGAGAAGCGGAGCGCAGCAGCCCGGGCACTGGGCGGCGAGGGGCTGCAGCTCCGGGTCCCACGCTCCCGCCGCCGCCCTTCCTGCCCTTCGAAAAACTGGCCCCAACAATCCCACTGCGACCAGCGCAGGGAGCCCCCCGGCCCGGCGCCCCACTCACTCGCCAGGCGGCCGGGTGTCTCTGAGCGACGCGGCCCAGCGCCGCCGCCGCCATCTGAGCCCCGGGCGCCGTTCCCGGATTCCGACAGCCACTAAAATCCGTGCCCAGAAGCCGCTGCACTTTGGTTCCGAGGCGCAGCGCGCGCCCCGGCTACTTCCGGCGACGGGGCgggaagggcaggggagggaataAAGTGCGGCACCGGCGGCCGCCAAGGGTTCTTCTCGGTCCTGAAAATCACGTGaccgcctcccccgccccttctggctcccggaagcggcggcggctgctggcgCGCGCGGGCTTGGTCCAGCTGGGGGTTCGATGCCCGCCGCGTGCCGCTTCCCGCCCGCCCCCATGTCCCAGGCTGGTCCGGGCGCCGTGGCCGCGCTGGAGCCCCCGGCGGTGGCGACGCTGAAGCGGGCGGTGGAGCTGGACTCGGCGTCCCGCTTCCAGGAGTCGCTGGTGTGTTACCAGGAGGGGATCGACTTGCTGCTGCGGGTGCTGAAAGGTACCGACGGGCTGGCCCCTACCTCCCCTGCAGCGCTGCAAGCCACCCCCAGAGCCGTCTTcctgcccgccccgccccgccaggaAAGGTCGGGAGCCGCAGCGCCAATGCAACCCCCTGGCAGAGTTCACGCTGCCCCCTCCTGAGCTTGCAAACGTTTGAGGCTGGGGGCTGTCATTTTCTCCGGGATTGCAGAGGGTGCGTGGAggttgggagcccagctctggctGTCCTGTAGGTGctttttaaggcctggtctatacgaGAAAATTACGTTGTCTTAACTATGTTGGTCAGAGGTATGAAAAATCTATAACCCTACTTGATGTAGTTAAGCTCACCTAAATCAGCGCCACTACTGCCTCTGGGGGAGATGGAGAACCCCTCCCGTTGGCATAGGAAGTGTCTAAGCtgaagcagcacagctgtgccactgaagtgttttaagtgtagactagccctaataaCATTCATGTATGTGCTGAACCCTTAGAGAGGTGGTGATGGGAATGTTACAGTTATATATGCCTGTGTTGGGCTTCACTGTTCATAAATGACTAAGGCCTGgactacactaggaaattaggtcagtgtaactaaATCACTCGGGGGtataaaaaatccacacccctggaCAATGCAGTTAAACCAACGTAACCTCCTGCTGTAAATAGCATAAAGTCCATGAGAGATTACCTACACTGGGGAGAACCTGGCCTGTCAGTGTAGATAGcatcactgtagcattttaagtgtagactggTCCTAGGAAAAACAGAACATTCTTGGAAACTTAGTAAAATCAAAAGGCTGGTTGGCTGCTGTGTTTGAGTGGCTCccacttactttttttttaaatacatcttgTGTCTAGTAGACAGCTATtatattcctctctctctctctctctctctctagaagcTTATCCTGGGTCATATGTAGGCTTGGAAGGTTTAGATTTTTATTGATAAATGTTGGTAAGGGTTGATTTTGCCAGAAACATGTAAAATATGTGTACTAACAAAGTATTTCCATGAATAATAATCAAAACttacagtaatttaaaaaaaatctgcttgagAACTTTAGAGTTTCACTTaagaatatttaattattatattttgacatgtgatgttgataaTGTGTTTTAACCGTTAAAAAGCTTTAACTTGTGAATCTCAAAacctactgtcattaaataattgtctcaTCACCCACCCATAATTTTCTGGGACTGTGaaaattttaaaagtgtttaaaattttaaacattgatattatcagtcaaaattatattttaaaaatcaaattctgccaagcctaggtACACACAATGAAAAATATTGAGAACTAACCAGTAAAGGGACTGGTTTGTTGGACATGAATGCAAGTCCAGTAAAGGATTTCTCTCCTCTCCTATAGACtgtttgaatgaaaaaaaaataatcagaggaCTTTTTATCCTGGGGAATAATTACCAGATGTAGTTATCCTCCTTTTCTGAGATAATCTGAATATTTTTGATTCACAGCTacaaaagatgaaacaaaaaaagCTCACTACAGACAAAAAATATCTGACTACATGGAGAGAGCTGAAGCAATTAAAAAACATATTGAAAAAGAAAGAGAAGGTATGAAGTTgtactgtacatttttaaaaatgttcatgaaaTGATGCACTTGTACATCTGAAGTTACAATACAGTTACCTAGGATTTATAGAATGCATATGTATGATTTCACTGTCTTGTTTAGTGAGGGATGCTTCTTTTTTAGATGGTAAATACCACCAGCAAATTAAAATTGAAGAAAATGCAACTGGTTTCAGCTATGAGAAGGTTTTCCAAGACTACCTTAATGAGACTGTTACAGAAGTTTGGGTAGAGGACCCATACATTAGACATGTTCACCAGGCAAGTGGATCTTGAAAGTAGCTTACATATAAAACTAtaacaatttttttcagttatTAAATAATCAAACTAACTCTTACAGTTCTACAACTTCTTACGATTCTGTGAGATGCTTGTTAAGGGGCCCTGCAAAGTGAAAACTATCCACCTTCTCACTTCCTATGATGAAGTAAGTATCTAGACTTCACGTATAACATCTGTTGTTCATATTTACCAATATTTGTCAGACTGAGGCCCTCCCTCCTTCAACAGGAGATGCAAGCAGATCAGGAGGATTTAACATAAACACTGAATAGTGTAATTCTACTTATGTGGAATTCTAAGTGGAAGTGACCCTGGAAGAAATACGTTTATATTGTCCTAGTTGACTGACTATTGTAAGAAACACCATTTAAATCAGTTCTGCTGGGAGACTCTTTATAATAAGGAAGGCCTGGATACATTTTGATATTTTGGGGTTATGACAAGTATAAACCCTCTTGTTGTCATTGTACTCATTCTAGCCCAAATCTTAGTCTGGACAGATAATTCAGTGTACTGGGGAGGCAGcatatctagtggttagagcatgggACTAGGAGGGAGAACTGAGTCCTTGTCCATAATCTGTCTTTGGCTTGCTATGTGATTTTGGCCACTGCAGTCAATGTGTCTCAGTCATCCCATCTGCAAAAATGAGTATAACTTATCTGCCTTCATAAAGCATTTTGAGACTTGGATAAAAAGTATAGGAACAAAGTGGTGTTAGAGAATTGAAGAAGATAAATGGACACAATTGGAACATGCATGTTGAAGAAGCAACTTTTACTCTTAACAGGGCAGTGGAAAGAGTCAGCAGACAAGTAGTCTAGAAGAAATAAAGCAATCACTAAAGAACTATGGAGTGACACTGAATGTCTCATTTTCATCTTCAATTCATGATCGAGAAATAAGGTCAGTGATGCAGAAAACCaattattttcaaattatttaatCCTGACAAATTATCTATAACAATGGTTACAAATATCATTCAAAGCAGAAGGCAGTTACTTTATTCAGTAAAATAAGTTCTTCATAGTTTTATACTGTGTTCAACATTGGGACTGCTGGGATCTAGTTTTTAAAAGAAGACAttgatgtacagtaactcctcgcttaacgttgtagttacgttcctgaaaaatgcgactttaagcaaaacgttaagtgaatccaatttcgccataagaattaatgtaaatgggggggttaggttccaggaaatttttttcacccgacaaaaaactatatattatatagatatacacacagtatatgttttaaacaatttaatactgttcacagctatgatgattgtgaagcttggttgaggtgttGAAGTTAAGAGGGTGGAAGAGGAAGGGATATTTCAGAGGGAATGCCTTGCTGATAAATGATGAACCTAGCACTCCACTGAGCCCTCAAGgtttaacacgttgttaatgtagcctctcatcaAGGAAACAtgaacaggagggaggggagacagcatagcagacaaaGACAGACACgcactttgtgtgtgtgggggagagaaagatgcacgctgcccctttaagtaagctgacccactcttaagtgcattgtctttttaagtggatcagaaagttgagacagcagctgctgccccaagctctgtctctctctgtccgtgtcccctccctgctctatatggagaagcggtgagcatgggggagggggacaccctgacattagcccctctcctttctcccctgcacagcaagcaggagtctctgggagcagctccaaggcagagggcaggagcagcaggtggcagtggggggaggaacagctgaacgattgatagcctgctgggcggttGCAGCACagagaacttaggggagcagggagctgataagGGGGGCTGGTGCTggtccatcctggttccaagcccccaccagctagctgcaacgggctgctcttcctgcaagcagtggacaaagcatgcgactgccaaatgacattagaagggagcattacacaactttaatcgagcatgttccctaattgatcagcaacataacatgactttaagtgaggagttactgtattatacAGTTGACATCTACTCTAGCTAGAAATTGTGATTGAAATGGTAGGAGCAATTTGCATAACTTGTAGATATGATTAAGGTCTTTTTTCCTAATTATGTTAAATGTA includes the following:
- the MITD1 gene encoding MIT domain-containing protein 1; this translates as MPAACRFPPAPMSQAGPGAVAALEPPAVATLKRAVELDSASRFQESLVCYQEGIDLLLRVLKATKDETKKAHYRQKISDYMERAEAIKKHIEKEREDGKYHQQIKIEENATGFSYEKVFQDYLNETVTEVWVEDPYIRHVHQFYNFLRFCEMLVKGPCKVKTIHLLTSYDEGSGKSQQTSSLEEIKQSLKNYGVTLNVSFSSSIHDREIRFNNGWMIKIGRGLDYFKKPQGRFCLGYCDFDLRPCHETTVDVFHTKHTKKT